A stretch of Procambarus clarkii isolate CNS0578487 chromosome 20, FALCON_Pclarkii_2.0, whole genome shotgun sequence DNA encodes these proteins:
- the LOC138366896 gene encoding peroxidase-like: MFEPLENVLVVTESVTGFTGLAGYRVWRKFCDGDHSYDSFEDLKRGLPKELVEDLKSLYQDELDDLDAQVALLEEPTDGGIIGKTYTCILADQFARLKTGNRLYWEHPSSLFTVEQKDYVKTVTLAHLLCSNLHLHAVPTNAFLPQSDSNPLVKCSDLPVGDLTPWKDNGTHREDEENEGWAGQGWAGQGWAGQGWAGRAAGTAAGEDHLQRGTVNQLLHT; this comes from the exons ATGTTTGAACCACTAGAAAATGTGTTGGTTGTCACTGAATCTGTTACTGGGTTTACAGGTCTGGCTGGGTACAGGGTGTGGCGTAAGTTCTGTGATGGTGACCACTCTTACGATTCCTTTGAGGACCTTAAACGAGGACTTCCCAAGGAGCTCGTAGAGGATCTTAAGTCCCTCTACCA AGACGAGTTGGACGACCTGGACGCTCAGGTGGCGCTGCTGGAGGAGCCCACAGATGGAGGCATCATAGGAAAGACCTACACCTGCATTCTG GCTGATCAGTTTGCCCGTCTGAAGACTGGAAACCGACTGTACTGGGAGCATCCGAGCAGCCTCTTCACTGTAGAGCAGAAGGACTACGTTAAGACAGTGACATTGGCACACCTACTGTGTTCGAATTTGCATCTTCATGCTGTCCCCACCAATGCCTTCCTCCCTCAATCTGACAG TAATCCTCTGGTGAAGTGTTCCGACTTGCCAGTTGGCGACCTCACCCCATGGAAGGACAACGGCACTCATAGAGAAGATGAAGAAAATGAAGGCTGGGCAGGACAAGGCTGGGCAGGACAAGGCTGGGCAGGACAAG GCTGGGCAGGGAGAGCAGCAGGCACCGCAGCTGGAGAAGACCACCTCCAAAGAGGAACTGTAAATCAGCTGTTGCACACCTGA